Proteins co-encoded in one Opitutus terrae PB90-1 genomic window:
- a CDS encoding tetratricopeptide repeat protein: MQRGIDVWACRRPDQQIEVGQCKRYATLTARHVEQATKDFFAHWEFWKAQGVRRFVLFAACDTSSRKVQDAILRQRPIFRKKRIKFEAWGLNDLKGKLVSLRQNVQSLYGPDVADAICGTVAETPALRAQHQWMNHHLGVVLSELESGRSAELDGLREKSREGRHAEALADVEKIKTAPSWPSLPRGLQARFLRFEAALRLNLKQPAARVAPLVEQARAIDPQGDFQIIDAYVKYREGGQSAALELLSAPRSIDGWNFRWGLLLDVARGPEIEPELARLPATVAPNAETHRLVALAALLAGDFPKADAQAATARALNPTHHGVRMISAVVDYFSCVVLEPGKPVCLSWPPPVPWEFVKRDADTLARLRRAAGEFARLAAELPERDEEREQMEVFQLAAIACDSARRDEATALVAKLLSANPAHYRIAAWAVERALPFDTNAVASALLAAATAGNLTQPDAWLACCSVLLSAKRNAEAETAIDRAEPSFATTGNMDLWRFQKSQFLANRGLTAEAAALVEKVEDQGMRSSAQLALARIGARSKADFARLGAQLETEYRSTESPQLLFKCCEIRVRTTDWKFISEHATELVEKLRTDAALRLALHATFNHGDYELCLSLLRQHSGLLLGGQLPPDIRSLRAECQQRLGHWQEAIAEAEALYRERPSVERFAEYFRLLLITADVPRCALIARELLELPNAEADLLLQAARVTRLQDQNLARELWRRALKLLRNDMTLMTAALGLAYELGLEREAAQLQQRLFAQGRTCSGPFQVKTFEETVAILREQRAEQERLNKVYNESAAPIHLIAKQVGAPLVELYHGTLSRNRQSPNLIAAPALLARYGGRKMPDRFAVDTVYADVTSLILAADLEILDQIEAKLSPIQISGDVTPSLMEQIARVTPHQPSQHAQRAEMFRLIKVKQLAVAEVPSPAPEVAESITKDLGEEWTAQWQAAAAADGAVLADHPLVTHDGTFRPVELPVPIGVRVFNLREFLHALFLAGGLTADEWKSAVAKGTVLAGYPERAEAELAWPKDRMVALTGAVFVMLFDGGWLDAATTHFRLVISQTALKEAEAEEAAHGRREELAAWSKGLLERIQRGIAQKKYRVLPQLAKPAQAKQDLGADGVGLGTLLRHVSVAKTGVLWCDDRMVNRHLTAGSRPIVGIIEILLMLRSTGALSEAEYYGKVLHLRRSNVRFLPVTPEEILHHLRQATVNNDTLVETPALATLRRYLAACLVDRERLLAPLAPVEGGRQDIREWEFVLQVRRASDETLRKIWEQQSDSLEIRNAQADWLWQAVFLDVLGMRQNLVVERPIGEERELTAFAVAMNFLIGVTLSIKVPGASDATLAPRKGYYDWLTTRMLQPLERSNPGFVGLVAKLVADDVTATTRAALKKKSKDTRIGECGVMRQLVWNLPNDLLQELDLPADVMAGISLKANGPTATVDGGEFDVGTLWAAQAEAINGRPGQVQDRTGKRQLSFVRDDKPGGITLRVSDTASAEPKFWRESAYPLMLDAVAARVADLEQHPEWFDCPAAERHEAIQAIANAERPADRAERLHQWINKSPTVWYRRLTNQFRGQEGISADEIRLPSWSRLRAHLRFKDGAEIQPREGFSVAMSDLLREEGLFRTLQRAICLPVTLPPALVDAWIALPTADARSDWSKLRRGAPSPIAVIQILRLGLVRADIDAAEIKALFAELFDPVAGEEFADSFNSVLVWVGRELVHWPNGRALPAWQRHLMIWYHASRLHAMFRIGRADLAKLPGWFASHGGTWNESILTYDPHFADDLLHPSEGSRGCIEINGLVNALAGVPDDRVRLLDISTVWMRLRTESPIQVAGLQSDLARRIDLAPDNLGALLRRSDQTEAVRVLGEGVVKELFLRNDDEEITEGIRALVAAPYAQKSWTVLLATLRDLPAPTACRTALREALQAIDFVEFMRREPDWACIALAFAAGQARFFNDETYSQRVEEQIFAAAYAGKDASDRDDSQFPLCFMQALLHLSVLNDSDEANAEKFFGRLDKLVRVLPSLTNFLRRATQFWMTSLPFSQQRAFWRLLLTVRAHY; this comes from the coding sequence CCGCGCCTTCCTGGCCATCGTTGCCGCGTGGTTTGCAGGCCCGCTTTCTCCGCTTCGAAGCCGCGCTCCGGCTGAATCTCAAACAACCGGCCGCGCGCGTCGCGCCGCTCGTCGAACAGGCGCGCGCAATCGATCCCCAAGGTGATTTTCAGATCATTGATGCGTACGTGAAATATCGGGAGGGCGGTCAATCCGCAGCGCTGGAGTTGCTGTCGGCTCCCCGCTCGATTGACGGCTGGAATTTTCGCTGGGGCCTTCTGCTCGATGTCGCCCGTGGTCCCGAGATCGAACCGGAACTCGCGCGGCTACCGGCGACCGTTGCGCCGAACGCCGAAACGCACCGACTCGTCGCGCTCGCGGCACTGTTGGCTGGCGATTTTCCCAAGGCCGACGCCCAGGCGGCCACGGCTCGGGCGCTCAATCCGACCCATCACGGGGTCCGAATGATAAGCGCGGTCGTGGATTACTTCAGCTGTGTCGTGCTGGAACCGGGCAAGCCGGTGTGCCTGAGCTGGCCGCCACCGGTGCCGTGGGAATTTGTGAAGCGCGATGCCGACACTCTCGCGCGATTGCGGCGGGCCGCGGGCGAATTTGCCCGGCTTGCCGCTGAGCTGCCGGAGCGGGACGAAGAACGTGAGCAGATGGAAGTATTTCAATTGGCCGCGATCGCCTGCGACTCTGCGCGGCGAGATGAAGCAACCGCTCTGGTCGCGAAGTTGCTCAGCGCAAATCCGGCGCACTATCGGATAGCGGCCTGGGCAGTAGAACGAGCGCTGCCTTTTGACACCAACGCTGTCGCTTCGGCTCTACTCGCGGCTGCCACTGCGGGAAATCTTACCCAACCCGATGCGTGGCTGGCGTGCTGTTCGGTGCTGCTGAGTGCGAAACGAAATGCGGAAGCCGAGACCGCGATCGATCGAGCGGAGCCATCGTTCGCCACGACGGGAAACATGGACCTCTGGCGTTTTCAAAAGTCGCAGTTCTTGGCGAACCGAGGGCTGACTGCCGAGGCGGCGGCTCTCGTCGAGAAGGTCGAGGATCAAGGGATGCGAAGCTCGGCGCAACTGGCGTTGGCGCGGATCGGGGCTCGCAGCAAAGCTGATTTTGCCCGCCTCGGGGCTCAGCTGGAAACAGAATATCGGTCGACGGAATCGCCCCAGCTCCTGTTCAAATGCTGTGAGATCCGAGTCCGGACTACCGACTGGAAGTTCATCAGTGAGCACGCCACCGAACTGGTGGAAAAACTGCGCACCGACGCTGCGCTTCGTCTCGCCCTCCATGCCACGTTCAACCATGGCGACTACGAGCTGTGTCTGAGTCTACTCCGACAGCATTCTGGACTGTTGCTCGGCGGCCAACTGCCCCCGGACATTCGGAGTCTGCGGGCGGAATGCCAGCAGCGGCTGGGGCACTGGCAGGAAGCGATCGCTGAAGCCGAAGCCCTTTACCGGGAGCGACCGAGTGTTGAACGTTTCGCCGAGTATTTCCGACTGCTCCTGATCACCGCAGATGTTCCCCGCTGTGCGCTGATCGCTCGCGAGTTGCTCGAATTGCCCAATGCTGAGGCCGATCTGTTATTGCAGGCCGCGCGAGTGACGCGACTGCAGGATCAGAATCTCGCGAGGGAACTTTGGCGGCGCGCGCTCAAGCTGCTGCGCAATGACATGACGTTGATGACCGCCGCGCTTGGCCTGGCTTATGAACTCGGGCTCGAGCGGGAGGCGGCCCAGCTGCAACAACGATTGTTCGCCCAAGGTCGGACGTGCAGCGGACCCTTTCAGGTCAAGACGTTCGAGGAAACGGTTGCGATTCTGCGCGAACAGCGCGCCGAACAGGAGCGGTTGAACAAGGTCTACAACGAGTCGGCGGCGCCGATTCACCTCATTGCCAAGCAGGTCGGCGCGCCGCTGGTCGAACTCTACCACGGTACGCTGAGTCGAAACCGGCAATCGCCCAACTTGATCGCTGCGCCTGCACTGCTGGCGCGATATGGCGGCCGGAAGATGCCGGACCGTTTTGCCGTCGACACGGTTTATGCCGACGTTACGAGCCTGATTCTCGCCGCCGACTTGGAAATTCTCGATCAGATCGAAGCCAAGTTGAGTCCCATCCAGATCAGCGGCGACGTCACGCCAAGTTTGATGGAGCAGATCGCGCGGGTGACGCCACATCAACCGAGCCAGCATGCTCAACGGGCGGAGATGTTTCGCCTGATCAAGGTCAAGCAGCTGGCCGTCGCGGAGGTCCCGAGTCCCGCACCAGAGGTCGCGGAGTCGATCACGAAGGACTTGGGGGAGGAATGGACCGCGCAGTGGCAGGCCGCCGCCGCCGCGGATGGAGCAGTGCTCGCGGACCATCCGTTGGTCACGCATGACGGAACTTTCCGTCCCGTGGAATTGCCGGTTCCGATTGGCGTCCGCGTTTTCAATCTCCGGGAGTTCCTGCACGCGCTCTTTCTCGCCGGCGGGTTGACCGCCGACGAGTGGAAGTCGGCGGTTGCGAAGGGCACGGTGCTGGCGGGATACCCCGAACGTGCCGAGGCGGAGTTGGCCTGGCCGAAGGATCGGATGGTCGCGCTGACGGGCGCGGTGTTCGTGATGCTGTTTGACGGCGGCTGGCTCGACGCGGCTACGACGCACTTCCGTTTGGTGATCAGTCAAACTGCGTTGAAGGAGGCCGAAGCCGAGGAAGCGGCGCATGGCCGACGCGAGGAACTCGCGGCGTGGAGTAAGGGTCTCCTAGAGCGGATTCAACGTGGGATTGCGCAGAAGAAATATCGGGTGCTGCCGCAACTCGCCAAGCCGGCGCAAGCGAAACAGGATCTCGGCGCGGATGGAGTTGGCCTCGGGACCCTGCTCCGCCATGTGTCGGTAGCCAAGACCGGCGTGCTCTGGTGCGACGACCGCATGGTGAATCGTCACCTCACGGCTGGGTCGCGGCCCATCGTTGGGATCATCGAGATCCTCCTCATGTTGCGGTCTACTGGGGCTTTGTCCGAGGCGGAATACTACGGCAAAGTTCTGCACCTCCGCCGGAGCAATGTGCGTTTTCTTCCGGTGACGCCGGAGGAGATCCTCCATCACTTACGCCAAGCGACAGTGAACAACGACACGTTGGTGGAAACTCCGGCACTCGCGACGTTGCGCCGGTATCTGGCGGCATGCCTCGTGGACCGCGAGCGCTTGTTGGCGCCGCTCGCGCCCGTCGAGGGCGGACGGCAGGACATTCGCGAATGGGAATTCGTGCTCCAAGTTCGCCGCGCGAGCGATGAAACGCTGCGCAAAATTTGGGAGCAGCAATCCGACAGCTTGGAGATCCGGAACGCCCAAGCCGATTGGCTCTGGCAGGCCGTTTTTCTGGATGTCCTCGGCATGCGGCAGAATCTGGTCGTGGAACGACCGATCGGCGAAGAACGAGAACTCACGGCGTTTGCCGTTGCGATGAATTTCCTGATCGGGGTGACTTTGTCGATCAAGGTGCCGGGCGCGTCAGACGCCACGCTGGCTCCGAGAAAAGGATACTACGACTGGCTCACCACGCGGATGTTGCAGCCGCTGGAGCGGAGTAATCCCGGCTTTGTTGGGTTGGTGGCCAAACTCGTGGCGGACGATGTGACGGCGACGACGCGAGCGGCACTGAAGAAAAAATCAAAGGACACTCGGATCGGTGAATGCGGCGTGATGCGGCAACTGGTGTGGAATCTGCCCAACGATTTGCTGCAGGAGTTGGATCTACCTGCGGACGTAATGGCGGGAATCAGCCTCAAGGCGAACGGGCCCACGGCGACGGTGGATGGAGGTGAATTCGATGTCGGCACGCTGTGGGCGGCGCAGGCCGAGGCGATCAATGGGCGGCCCGGGCAGGTGCAAGACCGAACGGGAAAGCGCCAGCTTTCATTTGTGCGCGATGACAAGCCGGGGGGCATAACCCTCCGCGTCAGCGATACTGCGTCGGCGGAGCCCAAGTTTTGGCGCGAATCGGCCTATCCCTTGATGCTCGACGCCGTCGCCGCGCGCGTGGCCGACTTGGAACAACATCCGGAATGGTTCGACTGCCCGGCCGCTGAGCGGCACGAAGCGATCCAGGCCATTGCTAATGCGGAACGACCGGCTGACCGCGCGGAGCGGTTGCATCAATGGATCAACAAGTCGCCGACGGTCTGGTATCGGCGGTTGACGAATCAATTTCGCGGCCAGGAAGGAATTTCGGCGGATGAAATTCGCCTGCCGAGTTGGTCCCGGCTTCGCGCGCATTTGCGGTTCAAGGATGGAGCGGAAATTCAACCGCGCGAAGGGTTCAGCGTCGCGATGAGCGACCTGCTGCGCGAGGAGGGGTTGTTTAGAACATTGCAGCGGGCGATTTGTCTGCCGGTAACGCTCCCGCCGGCCCTCGTAGACGCCTGGATCGCGTTGCCGACGGCCGACGCGCGTTCTGATTGGTCGAAACTCCGCCGAGGGGCGCCGTCGCCGATCGCCGTGATCCAAATATTACGGCTCGGCCTCGTCCGCGCTGACATTGATGCGGCCGAAATTAAGGCGCTTTTCGCGGAGCTCTTCGACCCCGTCGCGGGTGAGGAATTCGCGGATTCGTTCAACTCCGTGCTGGTGTGGGTCGGCAGAGAATTGGTGCACTGGCCAAACGGAAGAGCGCTGCCCGCGTGGCAACGGCATCTGATGATTTGGTATCACGCGAGCCGTTTGCACGCCATGTTTCGCATCGGGCGCGCCGATTTGGCGAAGCTGCCGGGCTGGTTTGCCAGCCATGGAGGGACGTGGAACGAAAGCATCCTCACGTATGATCCGCATTTCGCCGACGATCTCCTGCACCCGTCGGAGGGCTCGCGCGGCTGCATTGAGATCAACGGCTTGGTCAACGCCCTGGCGGGTGTGCCGGATGACCGCGTGCGACTCCTGGATATTTCCACAGTGTGGATGCGACTCAGGACGGAGAGCCCGATTCAAGTCGCCGGGCTGCAGTCCGACTTGGCGCGTCGCATCGATTTGGCGCCGGATAATCTTGGGGCGCTCCTCCGCCGTTCCGACCAGACGGAGGCGGTTCGTGTTCTCGGTGAAGGAGTCGTGAAGGAGCTATTCCTGCGAAACGACGACGAGGAAATTACGGAGGGGATTCGCGCTCTCGTGGCAGCGCCTTACGCGCAGAAATCGTGGACGGTGCTTCTCGCCACCCTGCGCGATCTGCCCGCGCCCACCGCTTGTCGAACCGCGCTTCGCGAGGCCTTGCAGGCGATCGATTTCGTCGAGTTCATGCGGCGCGAACCCGACTGGGCCTGTATCGCACTCGCCTTTGCGGCCGGCCAGGCGCGATTCTTCAACGACGAAACCTATTCACAGCGCGTCGAAGAACAAATTTTTGCTGCGGCTTATGCGGGAAAGGACGCCTCGGATCGCGACGACAGCCAGTTCCCGTTGTGCTTCATGCAAGCTCTCCTTCATCTGTCCGTGTTGAACGACAGCGACGAGGCCAATGCGGAAAAGTTCTTTGGGCGGCTGGATAAGCTCGTGCGAGTGCTGCCGTCCCTCACCAATTTTCTGCGGCGGGCCACCCAGTTTTGGATGACGAGTCTTCCGTTCTCACAGCAGCGCGCTTTCTGGCGGCTCCTCTTAACGGTCCGCGCGCATTATTGA
- a CDS encoding HNH endonuclease, giving the protein MPKPTINFIRGKVSSEARARFDEIWHYRLTENQWPTDRWNYKRLPKPKFDALLKSLNGAYIVEMDSSGTKTYELQPIGVLCTSDGDRYLKLLRRFVEYLRHVYFDNDRQNSIQHSELINHAGFTSAESAELGRLLYVSRILGVACGGQPDFSAWSTSLPSDLGGILPSEGPTDEAFEILILRDWHPHWPISYEERARQLHSGSASVLKHLLDVASTAPAPKRKEPARKRAHVPAATETKVLAASRRRCAFCFGLNGVLEETEGQIAHIDHDPKNAKPENLVWLCSKHHNSYDSSMSQVKGYTAGELRLFRAELRKAIERKEHLSAPKSAPAAISGAAPQLPYEPQLKSSPREAVLAAWKDVQRAAIGVLETKMAFPDKTAPIPTGALITMLRNFGGVDQANATAIGQLASIHDAIAGGAAVDESTARAYCDAAEPVIAYLMAK; this is encoded by the coding sequence ATGCCGAAACCGACGATCAATTTCATCCGAGGAAAAGTCTCCTCCGAAGCTCGAGCCAGGTTCGACGAGATTTGGCACTATCGCCTCACGGAAAACCAGTGGCCCACTGATAGGTGGAACTACAAGCGCCTGCCAAAACCCAAATTCGATGCGCTGCTGAAGTCGCTTAACGGCGCCTATATTGTCGAAATGGATTCGTCGGGCACCAAAACTTACGAACTCCAACCGATCGGGGTCCTCTGCACCTCCGACGGCGACCGCTACCTAAAGCTCCTTCGCCGGTTCGTCGAATACCTCCGTCACGTCTACTTCGACAACGACCGACAAAACAGCATCCAGCATTCGGAACTCATCAACCATGCTGGTTTCACGAGCGCGGAAAGCGCCGAACTCGGTCGGCTTCTCTACGTTTCCCGGATTCTCGGCGTGGCCTGCGGGGGCCAGCCCGACTTCTCGGCTTGGTCCACTAGTCTTCCGTCCGATCTGGGAGGAATTCTTCCGAGTGAAGGCCCGACTGACGAAGCCTTCGAAATCCTCATCCTGCGCGACTGGCATCCGCATTGGCCGATTTCCTACGAGGAACGCGCACGCCAGCTTCATTCGGGTTCGGCCTCCGTGCTTAAACACTTGCTCGATGTCGCGTCAACCGCGCCGGCACCGAAGAGAAAGGAGCCGGCACGGAAGCGGGCGCATGTTCCAGCCGCCACCGAGACCAAGGTGCTCGCGGCTTCTCGCCGTCGCTGTGCGTTCTGCTTCGGACTGAATGGCGTCCTTGAAGAGACGGAAGGACAAATCGCGCACATCGATCACGATCCCAAGAATGCCAAGCCGGAGAATCTCGTTTGGCTCTGTTCGAAGCATCACAACTCCTACGACAGCTCCATGAGCCAGGTGAAGGGGTACACAGCGGGGGAGTTGCGACTGTTTCGCGCCGAGCTGCGGAAAGCGATCGAACGCAAGGAGCACCTTTCGGCTCCGAAATCCGCTCCGGCTGCCATCAGCGGGGCAGCGCCCCAGTTGCCGTATGAGCCCCAGCTAAAGTCGTCACCCCGCGAAGCGGTTCTGGCCGCGTGGAAAGATGTGCAGCGAGCCGCGATTGGCGTCCTTGAAACTAAAATGGCATTCCCGGACAAAACGGCTCCAATTCCGACAGGCGCTCTGATTACGATGCTCAGGAACTTTGGCGGAGTTGACCAAGCGAATGCCACCGCCATCGGCCAACTCGCATCGATTCACGACGCGATCGCGGGCGGAGCGGCGGTCGATGAATCCACCGCTCGGGCCTACTGCGATGCGGCAGAGCCTGTCATCGCGTATCTGATGGCGAAGTGA
- a CDS encoding NERD domain-containing protein, with amino-acid sequence MNPMPDTKIELYASGAAGETAEVAFFRELVARLKATGRKALVVCQPKLPRCTPDFFVATEFGAWTVDVKTIGGSLHGSRRDAEWRIRIRGVKAKRYPNLLTKMKQQREALLDDMRDAAKTIGAPVHNIKDHVAAVAAVWPKLPDGSACDRKPDQFGGYSVCDGDEAIRTITIGTLKVGWPLDLWRRFVLEHLRAVPVRTVDELCDPTLFEAVRCAEAYREEFVRCFRSQGGAFAPHRSFFEELRARVAVDGALLVHGASGLGKTAHLEACALELARAGTLPVFASAEVYDGSLEKLQEVGSAGYAPTSIKELLSHLPRLTAQRRILFVDGVDSVAEELRRTLISQIADQMDRGLWSLVVLSAKIENPDVDARLPLGKLAAPAMEGAHREAVFQAHRRPTGRTQWQERLLEVASDGFAVRALALADGVPDGSSLAEAIGSYVRSLLPQDQALVAAQISRVVAAAMENRFAQSLAVTEFDQIAAEVCRKEGAGLTLGDSVRRSRLFRQQGDRIRFQHERLQVFLAAQALDEGTADTAALLSLLIQARNRQYTRSVVGFPQRRTLVFFIAAWSLLEDDGLVPALVAGEFGVELRAAGVQAVREFLDRYCTYLGSHPQAIVFKERGEGIKPQPVLAADNAFFPSQPEEKFALRMLRCAEVVRTFTERIADVVLLEEQSLLRAAHPHAQTLRGRLQIVRKVVAADGIWAKEPMLLLRNFHQEWNQRLDDPLLEAIACIPTRGGTMMEIISLQAKLAASLEADEATAVLARWVALMDQSGFKAGRVFERYSDRMLFQNWDVLVEAHRNGGEFKVLLEKLVNEGLDTKILWDDTLLRFGAEIGVIDQESMESQTERILAGLRANSESWGENDLGVIASGKRHLFDRAVEFNEWEAWTEAWSKLSGVEKRAFAHDAIPSAGVEHSGMFESMLIGFLASEACIEPEDLIGVFRTLPWDGVMFGIGDAAACQMELATHWGIAGRPLPADAFRHTDYSEGDAAAWPVFVSLIHAVAGAEVGKAKALLTRLITEHPLVLPALLAAMMERRHDNHPLKKVAADILREFRMELARVAADACGRMEELRCVICPKHFPKARTVALIFQLCVDGNAETRAAVERHVDSPHYGQIAVAAMRAGAV; translated from the coding sequence ATGAACCCGATGCCAGACACGAAAATCGAATTGTATGCGAGCGGCGCGGCCGGTGAAACGGCTGAGGTCGCGTTTTTTCGCGAGCTTGTTGCTCGCCTTAAGGCGACGGGACGTAAGGCCCTCGTGGTGTGCCAGCCCAAGCTGCCGCGATGCACCCCGGATTTCTTCGTTGCAACGGAGTTCGGTGCCTGGACGGTCGACGTAAAGACGATCGGAGGATCCCTTCACGGCAGCCGTCGCGACGCGGAGTGGCGAATCAGAATACGGGGTGTGAAAGCGAAGCGATACCCCAACCTCTTAACCAAAATGAAGCAGCAGCGGGAGGCGCTGCTCGACGACATGCGTGACGCCGCCAAAACGATTGGGGCGCCGGTGCACAACATCAAGGACCACGTCGCGGCTGTGGCAGCCGTGTGGCCGAAACTTCCCGACGGGTCCGCCTGCGACCGGAAACCCGATCAGTTCGGTGGCTATTCCGTTTGCGATGGCGACGAAGCGATCAGGACAATTACGATAGGGACCCTCAAAGTGGGATGGCCACTGGATCTGTGGCGGCGCTTTGTCTTGGAGCACCTGCGAGCGGTCCCGGTGCGGACCGTGGACGAACTTTGCGACCCCACCCTCTTTGAGGCAGTGCGATGCGCAGAGGCGTATCGCGAGGAATTCGTGCGGTGCTTCCGGTCACAGGGTGGGGCTTTCGCTCCTCACCGGTCTTTTTTCGAAGAGCTAAGAGCACGAGTCGCGGTGGACGGCGCGCTGCTAGTCCATGGTGCATCGGGATTGGGCAAAACGGCGCACCTTGAGGCGTGTGCACTTGAGTTGGCTAGGGCGGGTACACTACCCGTTTTCGCGTCGGCGGAAGTCTACGATGGAAGTTTGGAAAAGCTACAGGAGGTCGGGTCGGCGGGTTACGCACCGACTAGCATCAAGGAACTGCTTTCGCATCTGCCACGGCTGACTGCGCAACGGCGTATCCTATTCGTGGACGGTGTCGACAGCGTGGCAGAAGAACTGCGCCGGACCCTAATATCGCAAATCGCAGATCAAATGGATCGGGGGCTGTGGAGTCTGGTGGTCCTTAGTGCAAAGATTGAAAACCCAGACGTCGACGCGCGACTCCCTCTCGGGAAATTGGCGGCGCCGGCGATGGAAGGTGCGCACCGCGAAGCCGTGTTCCAAGCGCATCGTCGGCCAACCGGCCGCACCCAGTGGCAAGAACGCCTCCTCGAAGTCGCCTCGGATGGTTTTGCGGTCCGGGCTCTCGCCCTTGCAGACGGCGTCCCGGACGGATCGTCCCTAGCGGAGGCAATTGGATCCTATGTGCGTTCGCTGTTGCCGCAGGATCAGGCACTAGTCGCCGCACAGATCTCTCGCGTCGTCGCCGCCGCCATGGAGAATCGGTTTGCTCAATCTCTCGCGGTTACGGAGTTCGATCAGATCGCGGCGGAGGTTTGCCGGAAGGAGGGAGCTGGGCTGACGCTCGGCGACAGCGTCCGAAGGTCACGCCTGTTTAGGCAGCAAGGCGACCGCATCCGGTTCCAACACGAGCGACTGCAGGTGTTCCTTGCTGCGCAGGCTTTGGACGAAGGGACGGCCGATACGGCAGCGCTACTGTCGCTGCTGATACAGGCAAGGAACCGGCAATATACCCGGTCCGTGGTCGGTTTTCCGCAGAGGCGGACCCTGGTCTTTTTCATCGCGGCGTGGTCATTGCTCGAAGACGACGGACTGGTCCCAGCGTTGGTAGCGGGAGAATTCGGGGTGGAACTGCGCGCCGCAGGAGTCCAAGCGGTGAGGGAATTCCTCGACAGATATTGCACCTACCTAGGGTCGCACCCGCAAGCGATCGTGTTCAAGGAACGTGGTGAGGGAATCAAACCCCAGCCGGTCTTGGCTGCGGATAATGCCTTCTTCCCTTCACAGCCGGAGGAGAAGTTCGCATTGCGCATGCTCCGGTGCGCAGAGGTGGTGCGGACGTTCACGGAACGGATCGCGGATGTCGTGTTACTCGAAGAGCAGTCGCTGCTGCGAGCCGCGCACCCTCACGCACAGACTCTACGCGGTCGACTCCAGATTGTCCGCAAAGTAGTCGCGGCTGATGGAATTTGGGCAAAGGAGCCCATGCTCCTGTTGCGGAATTTTCACCAGGAGTGGAATCAACGCCTAGATGATCCCTTGCTAGAGGCGATCGCCTGTATCCCAACACGGGGCGGAACGATGATGGAAATTATCAGCCTGCAGGCGAAACTGGCAGCATCGCTAGAAGCTGACGAAGCTACCGCTGTCCTTGCGCGATGGGTGGCCCTAATGGACCAATCGGGATTCAAGGCCGGCCGCGTGTTCGAGCGCTATTCCGATCGCATGTTGTTTCAGAATTGGGATGTGCTCGTCGAGGCCCACCGCAACGGTGGGGAGTTCAAGGTCCTCTTGGAAAAACTGGTGAATGAAGGCCTGGACACGAAAATCCTGTGGGACGACACGCTGCTTCGCTTCGGCGCTGAAATTGGCGTGATCGATCAGGAATCGATGGAGTCGCAGACGGAGCGCATCCTTGCGGGGTTGCGCGCAAACTCTGAGTCGTGGGGCGAGAATGATCTCGGGGTGATCGCCTCGGGGAAGCGGCATCTGTTCGATCGGGCCGTGGAGTTTAACGAGTGGGAGGCGTGGACCGAAGCGTGGTCGAAGCTTTCAGGCGTGGAGAAACGTGCATTCGCGCATGATGCGATTCCGTCCGCCGGTGTAGAACACAGCGGCATGTTCGAATCGATGTTGATCGGCTTCCTGGCTTCGGAAGCCTGCATCGAGCCCGAGGACCTCATCGGCGTGTTTCGCACGCTACCTTGGGACGGCGTGATGTTCGGCATTGGGGATGCAGCGGCATGCCAGATGGAATTGGCAACGCATTGGGGCATCGCTGGCAGACCGTTGCCGGCGGATGCGTTTCGACATACTGACTACTCCGAGGGCGATGCCGCGGCGTGGCCGGTGTTTGTTTCACTCATCCACGCAGTCGCAGGCGCAGAGGTTGGAAAGGCGAAGGCGTTACTGACTCGGTTAATTACCGAGCACCCGCTCGTACTGCCTGCACTTCTGGCTGCCATGATGGAACGTCGGCACGACAATCACCCGCTGAAAAAGGTGGCTGCGGACATATTGCGGGAATTCCGAATGGAATTGGCCCGGGTGGCAGCAGATGCCTGCGGGCGGATGGAGGAGCTCCGGTGCGTAATTTGTCCGAAGCATTTCCCGAAAGCCCGGACGGTCGCACTGATATTCCAACTGTGCGTCGACGGGAACGCGGAAACGCGCGCGGCAGTGGAGCGCCACGTTGACAGTCCTCACTACGGTCAGATAGCCGTGGCGGCGATGAGGGCTGGCGCAGTGTGA